One genomic segment of Mytilus galloprovincialis chromosome 5, xbMytGall1.hap1.1, whole genome shotgun sequence includes these proteins:
- the LOC143074660 gene encoding ryncolin-2-like — MYHSIVHTPFILLSIFVLEVVMTIRNADRNLLTTTSDSGVCFYGKTAERVLNILATGRYRSLLPSENKIQDCSDLHRKHDGSGVYKIYPAGGAGFKAYCDMKTDGGGWTVFQHRQDGRVDFYKGWEDYVNGFGNLKTEFWLGNDKLYKLTSNGYYELRVDLEDFNGDKAFAKYSTFYIGDKSTNYRLTVKGYNGTAGDSLKHHNNRPFSTKDKDSTADCVDKYKGAWWYGTCHHANLNGLYLGNKKDDKGMSWNHWKGSQSMKTTTMMIRRV, encoded by the exons ATGTATCATTCTATTGTACATACACCGTTCATACTGTTGTCTATTTTTGTATTGGAAGTGGTGATGACAATAAGAAATGCCGATAGAAATCTTCTAACAACTACATCTGATTCTG GTGTTTGCTTTTATGGAAAAACGGCTGAACGAGTACTCAACATCTTGGCAACTGGTAGATACAGATCTTTATTACCTTCAG aaaataaaattcaggaCTGCTCGGATTTACACCGAAAACATGATGGAAGTGGGGTGTACAAAATATACCCAGCAGGTGGCGCTGGATTTAAGGCATACTGTGATATGAAGACGGATGGGGGAGGATGGACG GTTTTTCAGCACAGACAAGACGGTAGAGTAGATTTCTACAAAGGATGGGAAGACTATGTGAACGGATTTGGTAATCTGAAAACGGAATTTTGGTTAG gtaATGACAAACTGTACAAACTAACATCTAATGGATATTATGAGCTGAGAGTCGATCTGGAGGATTTTAATGGCGATAAAGCATTCGCTAAATATTCTACCTTCTACATTGGTGACAAGTCAACTAACTACAGACTTACAGTGAAGGGTTACAATGGAACGGCAG GTGATTCTCTAAAACACCATAATAATCGGCCTTTCTCGACAAAAGATAAGGATAGTACTGCTGACTGTGTTGACAAGTACAAAGGGGCTTGGTGGTATGGAACCTGTCATCACGCTAATCTGAATGGACTGTATCTAGGAAATAAAAAGGATGACAAAGGAATGAGTTGGAATCATTGGAAAGGCTCTCAATCAATGAAGACCACAACAATGATGATTCGTAGAGTATGA